One Coffea arabica cultivar ET-39 chromosome 5c, Coffea Arabica ET-39 HiFi, whole genome shotgun sequence DNA window includes the following coding sequences:
- the LOC113688896 gene encoding frataxin, mitochondrial isoform X1, protein MGSLRQLWLLRRRPFSVWKSLTSISISTKNSFLSSYLANNSLHLLKPCVLGPKPSVYSSNCRSFCSRSNSFIDKSQGPAAIDYHSMLQEDEYQKLANSTIHDLLEKLEEYGDSVDIDGYDIDYGNEVLTVKFGDLGTYVINKQTPNRQIWMSSPVSGPSRFDWDQDTQAWVYRRTKANLLDILEEELEQLCGKPINLS, encoded by the exons ATGGGTTCTCTCAGGCAGCTATGGTTATTGAGAAGAAGACCCTTTTCAGTTTGGAAATCTCTGACATCGATATCAATTTCAACAAAGAACTCATTTTTATCTTcctatttggcaaataattctCTGCACCTTCTTAAACCCTGTGTTCTTGGCCCTAAACCCTCTGTCTATAGCAGCAATTGTAGAAGCTTCTGTTCACGTTCCAATTCCTTCATTGATAAATCTCAAGGCCCTGCCGCCATTGATTACCA CTCTATGTTGCAGGAAGATGAGTATCAAAAGTTGGCTAATTCAACAATCCATGATCTATTAGAGAAGTTAGAG GAATATGGTGATTCCGTTGATATTGATGGTTATGACATAGATTATGGG AATGAGGTTCTAACGGTGAAGTTTGGCGACTTGGGAACCTATGTCATAAACAAACAAACACCAAATAGACAAATTTGGATGTCATCTCCAGTCAG CGGCCCTTCAAGATTTGATTGGGATCAAGATACTCAAGCTTGGGTTTACCGACGAACAAAGGCAAACCTGTTGGATATCTTAGAGGAGGAGTTGGAACAACTTTGCGGCAAACCTATAAATCTCTCTTAA
- the LOC113688896 gene encoding uncharacterized protein isoform X3, with amino-acid sequence MGSLRQLWLLRRRPFSVWKSLTSISISTKNSFLSSYLANNSLHLLKPCVLGPKPSVYSSNCRSFCSRSNSFIDKSQGPAAIDYHSMLQEDEYQKLANSTIHDLLEKLEEYGDSVDIDGYDIDYGNEVLTVKFGDLGTYVINKQTPNRQIWMSSPVRIRIKTQVNCQIWMFGKGWL; translated from the exons ATGGGTTCTCTCAGGCAGCTATGGTTATTGAGAAGAAGACCCTTTTCAGTTTGGAAATCTCTGACATCGATATCAATTTCAACAAAGAACTCATTTTTATCTTcctatttggcaaataattctCTGCACCTTCTTAAACCCTGTGTTCTTGGCCCTAAACCCTCTGTCTATAGCAGCAATTGTAGAAGCTTCTGTTCACGTTCCAATTCCTTCATTGATAAATCTCAAGGCCCTGCCGCCATTGATTACCA CTCTATGTTGCAGGAAGATGAGTATCAAAAGTTGGCTAATTCAACAATCCATGATCTATTAGAGAAGTTAGAG GAATATGGTGATTCCGTTGATATTGATGGTTATGACATAGATTATGGG AATGAGGTTCTAACGGTGAAGTTTGGCGACTTGGGAACCTATGTCATAAACAAACAAACACCAAATAGACAAATTTGGATGTCATCTCCAGTCAG GATAAGGATAAAAACTCAAGTAAATTGTCAAATCTGGATGTTTGGTAAGGGCTGGTTGTAA
- the LOC113688896 gene encoding frataxin, mitochondrial isoform X2 encodes MGSLRQLWLLRRRPFSVWKSLTSISISTKNSFLSSYLANNSLHLLKPCVLGPKPSVYSSNCRSFCSRSNSFIDKSQGPAAIDYHSMLQEDEYQKLANSTIHDLLEKLENEVLTVKFGDLGTYVINKQTPNRQIWMSSPVSGPSRFDWDQDTQAWVYRRTKANLLDILEEELEQLCGKPINLS; translated from the exons ATGGGTTCTCTCAGGCAGCTATGGTTATTGAGAAGAAGACCCTTTTCAGTTTGGAAATCTCTGACATCGATATCAATTTCAACAAAGAACTCATTTTTATCTTcctatttggcaaataattctCTGCACCTTCTTAAACCCTGTGTTCTTGGCCCTAAACCCTCTGTCTATAGCAGCAATTGTAGAAGCTTCTGTTCACGTTCCAATTCCTTCATTGATAAATCTCAAGGCCCTGCCGCCATTGATTACCA CTCTATGTTGCAGGAAGATGAGTATCAAAAGTTGGCTAATTCAACAATCCATGATCTATTAGAGAAGTTAGAG AATGAGGTTCTAACGGTGAAGTTTGGCGACTTGGGAACCTATGTCATAAACAAACAAACACCAAATAGACAAATTTGGATGTCATCTCCAGTCAG CGGCCCTTCAAGATTTGATTGGGATCAAGATACTCAAGCTTGGGTTTACCGACGAACAAAGGCAAACCTGTTGGATATCTTAGAGGAGGAGTTGGAACAACTTTGCGGCAAACCTATAAATCTCTCTTAA
- the LOC113689731 gene encoding uncharacterized protein, translating into MKAKMRKKCELCRGSARMYCESDQASLCWSCDFQVHAANFLVARHLRTLLCHVCQSPTPWTATGTKLGPTVSVCDNCCLRKRNRLDDGEEEADVNESEGEDVGEQDDDDYDEKKDNEDFQVVPWSPTAPPPPASSSSNNDEETSNSSSSASSSLASSPRDRKRMRKNASDPHSQENRCWIDLNKPPEMAAKEVACACGGGGERADCVDSLSTRCLKRRRRESGRIGISRPNSRAIVESVKLLQRQEMGSPAAIAKLCRLSEDQSAVDCDSSKCA; encoded by the exons atgaaagcgAAAATGAGGAAGAAGTGTGAGCTATGTAGAGGATCGGCGAGGATGTACTGCGAGTCGGACCAGGCGAGTCTTTGCTGGAGCTGCGATTTCCAAGTCCACGCCGCTAATTTCCTGGTTGCGAGGCATTTGAGGACTCTCCTCTGCCACGTTTGCCAGTCTCCGACGCCGTGGACCGCCACCGGGACTAAACTAGGCCCCACCGTCTCCGTCTGCGACAACTGCTGCCTCCGGAAGCGCAATCGACTCGACGACGGTGAAGAAGAGGCTGATGTTAATGAATCGGAAGGTGAAGATGTCGGTGAGCAGGATGATGATGATTATGATGAGAAGAAGGATAATGAAGATTTTCAAGTGGTGCCATGGTCACCGACCGCACCGCCTCCACCGGCGAGTTCTTCGTCGAATAACGATGAAGAAACATCGAATTCTTCTTCGTCTGCGTCTTCTTCATTGGCGTCATCTCCGCGTGATCGGAAAAGAATGCGCAAAAATGCCTCAGATCCCCACTCACAA GAGAACCGTTGTTGGATAGATTTGAATAAGCCGCCGGAGATGGCGGCGAAGGAGGTGGCTTGTGCTTGTGGTGGTGGAGGAGAACGGGCGGATTGTGTTGACTCATTATCAACCAGGTGTTTGAAAAGGCGGAGACGAGAATCGGGTCGGATTGGAATTTCGAGGCCGAACTCAAGGGCAATAGTGGAGTCCGTTAAGCTGTTGCAGAGGCAAGAGATGGGATCTCCTGCAGCTATTGCTAAGTTGTGCAGATTAAGTGAAGATCAATCAGCCGTCGATTGTGATTCCTCCAAGTGTGCTTAG